A region of Paractinoplanes abujensis DNA encodes the following proteins:
- a CDS encoding response regulator: MTIRILLADDQEAVRVGFRLVLDSQPDMEVVGEASDGLQAVELAAALNPDVVLADIRMPRMDGLEVTRRLAGLDATSPMRVVVVTTFELDEYVHTALSYGACGFLLKRSGPTLLVEATRAAMAGDTLISPSLTVNLLKHHRNAGRPKAPKPVDALTNRETEIAVLVAKGMTNAQIGSELLISAGTAKTHVASIQRKLDVRNRVGIAAWVWGHGLEE; this comes from the coding sequence GTGACCATTCGCATCCTCCTTGCCGACGACCAGGAAGCCGTACGCGTGGGATTCCGCCTCGTCCTGGATTCGCAACCGGACATGGAGGTGGTCGGCGAAGCCTCCGATGGTCTGCAAGCCGTCGAACTCGCCGCGGCATTGAACCCGGACGTCGTGCTGGCCGACATCCGCATGCCGCGGATGGACGGGCTGGAGGTCACCCGCCGGCTCGCCGGGCTCGACGCCACGTCTCCGATGCGGGTGGTGGTGGTGACGACATTCGAGCTCGACGAATACGTCCACACTGCGCTGAGCTACGGCGCTTGCGGCTTCCTGTTGAAACGGTCCGGGCCGACGCTGCTGGTGGAGGCAACGCGTGCCGCAATGGCGGGCGACACGCTGATCAGCCCTTCACTCACCGTCAACCTGCTGAAACACCATCGGAATGCCGGAAGACCCAAGGCCCCGAAACCGGTGGACGCCCTGACGAACCGGGAAACGGAGATCGCTGTTCTGGTCGCCAAGGGAATGACCAACGCGCAGATCGGGTCCGAACTGCTCATCTCGGCCGGTACGGCCAAAACTCATGTCGCCAGCATCCAGCGGAAGCTCGACGTCCGTAATCGAGTCGGCATCGCCGCGTGGGTCTGGGGCCACGGACTGGAGGAATGA
- a CDS encoding DUF4832 domain-containing protein, with translation MVYRHYYLARDTALSAADLTRIGADLTAVRAAGVKIVLRFSYSDTSSADAPLTRVLEHITQLAPTLQANAEVIAALQAGFIGQWGEWYYSDNFSTSPGVLTPQNWADRKAVLAALLAATGPTTQIQVRTPEYKRRLFPGVTRIGLHNDCFLAGTDDYGTFTAPDDTAWLAASTTTLVGGETCDVSSRSTWPNARSEMARYHWTYLNPSFNAEVLTSWGAAGRTEAARRLGYRLRLVRATLPTTATRGTQVTAQLILTNDGFAAPLTNRPVNLLLTTTAGRTTTVRIPADLRTLLPGQEVTLRATFTAPAAGAYSLALSLPDPSPRLATIPAYAIHLADQGVWDTRTGRNNLGITLRIS, from the coding sequence CTGGTCTACCGGCATTACTACCTCGCCCGCGACACCGCGCTGTCCGCCGCCGACCTGACCCGGATCGGGGCCGACCTCACCGCGGTCCGCGCAGCCGGCGTCAAGATCGTGCTCCGCTTCTCGTACAGCGACACCTCTTCCGCCGACGCCCCGCTGACCCGCGTCCTCGAGCACATCACCCAGCTGGCCCCCACTCTCCAAGCGAACGCCGAGGTGATCGCCGCGTTGCAGGCGGGCTTCATCGGCCAGTGGGGCGAGTGGTACTACAGCGACAACTTCTCGACGTCGCCCGGCGTGCTGACCCCCCAGAACTGGGCCGACCGCAAGGCCGTGCTGGCCGCCCTGCTCGCGGCCACCGGCCCCACCACCCAGATCCAGGTGCGCACCCCCGAATACAAGCGCCGGCTCTTCCCCGGCGTGACCCGCATCGGGCTGCACAACGACTGCTTCCTGGCCGGCACCGACGACTACGGAACGTTCACCGCCCCCGACGACACCGCGTGGCTGGCCGCTTCGACCACCACACTCGTAGGCGGCGAAACCTGCGACGTCTCGTCACGCTCCACGTGGCCCAACGCACGCAGCGAGATGGCCCGCTACCACTGGACCTACCTCAACCCGTCCTTCAACGCCGAGGTCCTCACCTCGTGGGGCGCCGCCGGCCGCACCGAGGCCGCCCGCCGCCTCGGCTACCGCCTGCGCCTGGTCCGCGCCACCCTCCCGACCACGGCCACCCGGGGCACCCAGGTCACCGCCCAGCTGATCCTGACCAACGACGGCTTCGCCGCCCCCCTCACCAACCGGCCCGTCAACCTGCTGCTGACCACCACCGCCGGCCGCACCACCACGGTCCGCATCCCCGCCGACCTGCGCACCCTGCTCCCCGGCCAGGAGGTGACCCTGCGCGCGACCTTCACGGCCCCCGCCGCCGGTGCTTACAGTCTGGCCCTCTCGCTGCCCGACCCGTCCCCCCGCCTGGCCACCATCCCCGCGTACGCCATCCACCTGGCCGACCAGGGCGTGTGGGACACCAGAACCGGCCGCAACAACCTGGGCATCACGTTGCGGATCAGCTGA
- a CDS encoding DoxX family protein, whose translation MNAAYVTLTVIASVFTGSAAIFYLIGHKYPQAQLEMKKLPPYWMSRLGGILAAGALGLLMGFVVPAVGTLAAVGLILYFILAIGAHLRVGSRNIIGAIVFLTTLVAQLVVAVADHRPW comes from the coding sequence GTGAACGCTGCCTATGTCACGCTCACCGTCATCGCTTCGGTCTTCACCGGCTCCGCCGCGATCTTCTACCTGATCGGCCACAAATATCCGCAAGCGCAGCTGGAGATGAAGAAGCTGCCGCCGTACTGGATGTCCCGGCTCGGCGGCATCCTGGCGGCCGGCGCGCTGGGTCTTCTGATGGGCTTCGTGGTGCCGGCTGTCGGCACCTTGGCCGCGGTGGGACTCATTCTTTATTTCATCCTCGCGATCGGCGCCCATCTGCGCGTCGGATCGCGCAACATCATCGGTGCGATCGTGTTTCTCACCACGCTGGTCGCTCAGCTGGTGGTGGCAGTGGCTGATCACCGGCCCTGGTGA
- a CDS encoding helix-turn-helix domain-containing protein: MLSAPEQQAYRLLVRMAGAAPADLAAQAALPGDEARALLEALHRKGLATAGPIFHALPADVALGDALLREQQSLESARRLVATLSEEYRTNARRRSPEHLVEIVTGAAALRDRLREMQDSAREEILWFCRANPIAMQGPENTEELTALDRGVRYRAIYERELLEKPGELESIVDAMKLGELSRTLPQLPVRLAVADRALAICPLVPDAARGVGEPTAALIRPSELLDALVALFESYWERATPLRPDGSEEEPDKLLLSLFVAGLPDKSIATQLGVSRRTVQRRLDRLMEAAGVDTRAGLAFQAARRGWL, encoded by the coding sequence ATGCTCTCCGCGCCGGAGCAGCAGGCGTATCGGCTGCTGGTGCGCATGGCCGGCGCCGCCCCGGCCGATCTTGCGGCGCAGGCCGCCTTGCCCGGCGACGAGGCCCGGGCCCTGCTCGAGGCGCTGCACCGCAAGGGGCTGGCCACCGCCGGCCCGATCTTCCACGCCCTGCCGGCCGACGTCGCGCTGGGCGACGCCCTGCTGCGCGAGCAGCAGTCGCTGGAGTCGGCCCGCCGGCTGGTGGCCACGCTGAGCGAGGAATACCGCACGAACGCGCGCCGCCGCAGCCCCGAGCATCTGGTCGAGATCGTGACCGGCGCGGCCGCGCTGCGCGACCGGCTGCGCGAGATGCAGGACTCGGCCCGCGAGGAGATCCTCTGGTTCTGCCGGGCCAACCCGATAGCGATGCAGGGCCCGGAGAACACCGAGGAGTTGACGGCCCTCGACCGGGGCGTCCGGTATCGCGCGATCTACGAGCGCGAATTGCTGGAGAAGCCCGGCGAACTGGAGAGCATCGTCGACGCCATGAAACTCGGTGAACTTTCCCGCACGCTCCCCCAGCTGCCCGTACGCCTGGCCGTGGCCGACCGCGCGCTGGCGATCTGCCCGCTCGTGCCGGACGCGGCGCGCGGCGTCGGGGAGCCCACCGCGGCCCTGATCCGCCCCAGTGAGCTCCTCGACGCCCTGGTCGCCCTCTTCGAGAGCTATTGGGAGCGCGCCACCCCGCTGCGACCCGACGGCAGCGAGGAGGAGCCCGACAAGTTGTTGCTTTCGCTGTTCGTCGCGGGGTTGCCCGACAAGTCCATCGCGACCCAGCTCGGCGTCAGCCGCAGGACTGTCCAGCGCCGCCTCGACCGCCTGATGGAGGCGGCCGGCGTGGACACCCGGGCCGGCTTGGCGTTCCAGGCCGCCCGCCGAGGCTGGTTGTAA
- the mptB gene encoding polyprenol phosphomannose-dependent alpha 1,6 mannosyltransferase MptB, protein MFRDHAVLARATGFAGSGLVALGGLGAGALPVGVPFFAGLKHVRIGLVGVYSGLALLVLAWWWYGRVTRHSRAEQEWSTLALWSAPLLVAPPLFSRDVYSYLVQGVMLGDGYDVYRAGPSALGGFFAAQVPEIWQHTPSPYGPVFLFLADMMTAPIGEHLLTGVILMRLLAVAGLALLAYVMPMLARQAGIDPASALWLAVLNPLVLIHFVGGAHNDALMVGLLAAGLAAALRDRPIVATVLVVGATLVKAPAGLGLVAIAVIWAARLPGRWPRLRASAAVGVTAAAATAVFTVVAGTGYGWVSALDTPISPQNLSLTNVLARVTEGGVGFWRWLGVLAVLVVAGLVWTYRSRLGPLYGLGIVLVAIVAFGPALRPWYVIWGLVPLAAAAGQHWVRHLLAGACAVLVLVVLPDGFAADAERFLLATVGALLGVAVFAGVRLASSPAVYRVAASR, encoded by the coding sequence GTGTTCAGAGATCACGCTGTCCTGGCGCGGGCCACGGGGTTCGCCGGGTCCGGTCTGGTTGCGCTCGGTGGGCTCGGCGCGGGGGCGTTGCCGGTCGGCGTTCCGTTCTTCGCGGGGCTCAAGCATGTGCGGATCGGGCTCGTCGGCGTCTACAGCGGCCTCGCCCTGCTGGTTCTGGCCTGGTGGTGGTACGGCCGGGTGACCCGGCACAGCCGCGCCGAGCAGGAGTGGTCGACGCTTGCCCTGTGGTCGGCGCCGTTGCTGGTGGCGCCGCCCCTGTTCAGCCGGGACGTCTACAGCTACCTCGTGCAGGGCGTGATGCTGGGTGACGGCTACGACGTCTACCGGGCCGGGCCGTCGGCGCTCGGTGGCTTCTTCGCCGCCCAGGTGCCCGAGATCTGGCAGCACACCCCCAGCCCGTACGGGCCGGTCTTCCTGTTCTTGGCCGACATGATGACCGCGCCCATCGGGGAGCACCTGCTGACCGGCGTGATCCTGATGCGGCTGCTGGCCGTGGCGGGACTGGCCCTCCTCGCCTACGTGATGCCCATGCTGGCCCGGCAGGCCGGGATCGATCCCGCTTCGGCGCTCTGGCTGGCCGTGCTCAACCCGCTCGTGCTGATCCATTTCGTCGGCGGCGCGCACAACGACGCCCTGATGGTGGGGCTGCTCGCCGCCGGGCTGGCCGCCGCGCTCCGGGACCGGCCGATCGTCGCCACCGTGCTGGTCGTGGGGGCGACGCTGGTCAAGGCCCCGGCCGGACTGGGGTTGGTGGCGATCGCGGTGATCTGGGCGGCGCGTCTGCCCGGGCGGTGGCCGCGGCTGCGCGCGTCGGCCGCGGTCGGTGTGACGGCGGCCGCCGCGACCGCCGTGTTCACGGTGGTCGCGGGCACGGGGTACGGCTGGGTCTCCGCCCTCGACACCCCGATCTCGCCGCAGAACCTGTCGCTGACGAACGTGCTGGCCCGCGTGACCGAGGGCGGCGTCGGCTTCTGGCGCTGGCTGGGTGTGCTCGCCGTCCTGGTCGTGGCCGGTCTGGTGTGGACTTACCGGAGCCGGTTGGGCCCGCTCTACGGTCTCGGCATCGTGCTGGTGGCGATCGTCGCGTTCGGCCCGGCGCTGCGCCCCTGGTATGTGATCTGGGGTCTGGTGCCGCTGGCCGCCGCGGCCGGGCAGCACTGGGTGCGGCACCTGCTGGCCGGCGCCTGCGCGGTCCTGGTGCTGGTGGTGTTGCCCGACGGGTTCGCCGCCGACGCGGAGCGGTTCCTGCTGGCGACTGTGGGCGCGCTGCTGGGCGTAGCCGTTTTCGCGGGCGTACGCCTGGCGAGTTCGCCCGCCGTCTACCGGGTGGCGGCTTCCCGATGA
- a CDS encoding sensor histidine kinase: MVTLVEIAGLLLLICLVARYAETRQAVVLCVVLGVLASTALFRLQIPPTATETAAQGAFFALVAVAAAATGGALRRLETRRFQAVHEARLGQRLQLAGDLHDFVAHDVSGVVALAQAAQVIGAEKPEKLLLLLQQIEACGLQALGSMDRTVGILRSGDATAVLGREAADETQRECHGLDDIADIVDRFRAAGPADVRLIVDRSGEEIRRVPREVASTGHRLVVEALTNIRRHAGSTPSVTVSVVVGSERSQPVLTVSVINGPPRVIEPGGSPFGDRGHHRSTGLEELAGRVRALGGTLEFGVHGGHGWRVTAHLPMD; the protein is encoded by the coding sequence GTGGTCACGCTGGTGGAGATAGCTGGGCTTCTGCTCCTGATTTGTCTCGTTGCCCGCTACGCGGAGACACGGCAGGCGGTCGTGCTTTGCGTTGTGCTGGGGGTGCTGGCGTCGACTGCACTCTTCCGGCTTCAGATCCCCCCGACCGCGACGGAGACTGCCGCGCAGGGCGCGTTCTTCGCGCTCGTCGCCGTCGCCGCGGCCGCCACCGGCGGCGCTCTGCGCCGTCTGGAGACCCGCAGGTTCCAGGCGGTGCACGAGGCCCGTCTTGGTCAGCGCCTCCAGTTGGCGGGCGATCTGCACGACTTCGTCGCTCACGACGTGTCCGGTGTCGTCGCGCTGGCTCAAGCGGCCCAAGTGATCGGCGCGGAAAAGCCGGAGAAGCTGCTGCTGTTGCTTCAGCAGATCGAAGCCTGCGGCCTGCAAGCTCTGGGCTCCATGGACCGGACCGTCGGCATTCTCCGGTCCGGCGACGCCACAGCTGTGCTCGGGCGGGAAGCGGCGGACGAGACGCAGCGGGAGTGCCACGGCCTGGACGACATCGCGGACATCGTCGACCGGTTCCGAGCGGCCGGTCCGGCCGACGTGCGTCTGATCGTCGACCGGTCCGGCGAAGAGATCCGCCGAGTGCCCCGCGAAGTGGCGAGCACCGGGCATCGGTTGGTGGTGGAGGCGCTGACCAACATACGTCGGCACGCCGGCAGCACACCGTCGGTGACCGTGTCCGTGGTGGTCGGCTCCGAGCGCTCCCAGCCGGTGCTCACGGTGTCCGTGATCAACGGCCCGCCTCGCGTCATCGAGCCCGGTGGCAGCCCTTTCGGTGACCGTGGGCACCATCGTTCGACCGGACTGGAGGAGCTGGCCGGACGCGTCCGGGCCCTCGGCGGGACTCTGGAGTTCGGCGTCCACGGTGGGCACGGCTGGCGGGTCACCGCGCACCTGCCGATGGACTGA
- a CDS encoding S8 family serine peptidase yields the protein MSRSKRLTGVLTAGLLIGAGAAAVSPPGPAAAAPAPSPAARSITLITGDVVQLVPAGDGRVAASVRPAPGRERMSFTTVETRDGVRVVPADAVPLLAAGRVDAELFDVQRLVDQGYGDAARDTLPLIVRSARGADTARTLGAPAGTALPSIGAVAVRADKDSLAAFWRTQAGAASAARTATTDRIWLDGRVTPVLDRSTAQIGAPEAWKAGLDGTGVTVAVLDTGADQNHPDLAGRVTEARDFSGSPDTADHFGHGTHVAATVAGSGAGSGGTRKGVAPGAKLLIGKVLDDSGTGYESGIIAGMEWAAGAGAKVVNMSLGGSATDGTDPMSAAVDELSASTGALFVVAAGNEGTDYAVGTPGAAPSALTVGAVDRDNQLAGFSSRGPRPGDEGLKPEITAPGVGIVAARAAGTAMGEPVDELYTAANGTSMATPHVAGAAAVVAQQHPDWSGPQIKNALVSTAVTTAGTPVYGQGSGRVDVARAVRQNVSGTGIADFGLHALGDPAVTRKVTYTNTGAAPVTLTLRSSLPQITVAPATVSVPAGGSAEATLGWNLPAVEPGQLDGWLTATAPGGVQVTTALGGTLDKRRHLVTFKAVGRDGRPAPVPVLQAFGDDRRFDILNFLMTGETKTFQVAEGDYLVDATIPSGGPQDEQDNLVTIPELKVDRDLTVVLDARTAKPIRIVTPKPAEQRTVESYYVRRMTGSGRGIINGFMNFSAVQKINVTPTAKLRRGSYEFSSRWQLVAPLVQASIPGVTGELDINLCVNSPAYEGTRRFGLVKGLGGNVRGQAVVLESDNADEAARAAAAAGAAIALVAVPADTSAWQPWDPSAETRLPIPVALVAHDDGQRILARAAAAGASISLTLTTNSPYLYDVFQVSRGQVPNGIVHQVTAANSRRISSRYAHNGGFDWVREQRFGWRPYQEYSWNDTQRDVRTPTVREEWVSTGDSVWQHQVHHEFPWNNMGGALQGGIVEDPVSYARAGSSSESWYAPVVRPATPSGHTSTRTGNTLQLRVASFVDSTDRHYLVTDSGAELSRNGRVVADLPNGWQDVTVPAGNATYRLDMATARGGDDWLYGTSTSTSWTFKSGSGGTLPLLQVSYGISALDLLTVRVPGARQVSVATSADDGRSWKPALMLGSVVLVPPGRGPVSLRVAASDESGNSVEQTVIRAYGR from the coding sequence TTGTCACGAAGTAAACGCCTGACCGGTGTCCTGACGGCCGGCCTCCTGATCGGAGCCGGCGCAGCGGCCGTGTCCCCGCCAGGACCGGCCGCTGCCGCCCCGGCCCCGTCGCCCGCGGCCCGGTCGATCACGCTGATCACCGGCGACGTCGTCCAGCTCGTGCCCGCGGGCGACGGGCGGGTGGCGGCGTCGGTGCGGCCGGCCCCCGGTCGCGAGCGCATGTCGTTCACGACGGTCGAGACCCGGGACGGCGTACGGGTGGTCCCCGCCGACGCCGTACCGCTGCTCGCCGCCGGGCGCGTCGATGCCGAACTGTTCGACGTGCAGCGGCTGGTCGACCAGGGCTACGGCGACGCCGCCCGCGACACCCTCCCGCTGATCGTCCGGTCGGCCCGGGGCGCGGACACCGCCCGTACGCTGGGCGCCCCGGCCGGCACCGCGCTGCCCAGCATCGGGGCCGTAGCGGTGCGCGCCGACAAGGACTCCCTCGCGGCCTTCTGGCGTACGCAAGCCGGAGCCGCAAGCGCCGCCCGCACCGCGACCACCGACCGGATCTGGCTCGACGGCCGGGTCACGCCGGTGCTCGACCGCAGCACGGCCCAGATCGGCGCGCCCGAGGCCTGGAAGGCCGGGCTGGACGGCACCGGCGTGACCGTGGCCGTGCTCGACACCGGGGCCGACCAGAACCACCCCGACCTGGCCGGGCGCGTCACCGAGGCGCGCGACTTCAGCGGCAGCCCCGACACCGCCGACCACTTCGGACACGGCACCCACGTGGCGGCCACGGTGGCCGGCTCGGGCGCGGGGTCCGGCGGCACCCGCAAGGGCGTCGCGCCCGGGGCGAAACTGCTGATCGGCAAGGTGCTCGACGACAGCGGCACCGGCTACGAGAGCGGCATCATCGCGGGCATGGAGTGGGCCGCGGGCGCCGGGGCCAAGGTCGTCAACATGAGCCTGGGCGGCAGCGCGACCGACGGCACCGACCCTATGAGCGCCGCGGTGGACGAGCTCAGCGCCTCCACCGGCGCGCTGTTCGTGGTGGCGGCGGGCAACGAGGGCACCGACTACGCGGTCGGCACGCCCGGTGCGGCCCCGTCGGCGCTGACCGTGGGCGCCGTCGACCGCGACAACCAGCTGGCCGGCTTCTCCAGCCGTGGCCCGCGACCGGGCGACGAGGGGCTCAAGCCCGAGATCACCGCGCCCGGCGTCGGGATCGTGGCCGCGCGCGCCGCCGGCACCGCGATGGGTGAGCCCGTCGACGAGCTCTACACCGCGGCCAACGGCACGTCGATGGCCACGCCGCACGTCGCGGGGGCGGCCGCCGTCGTCGCGCAGCAGCACCCGGACTGGTCCGGCCCGCAGATCAAGAACGCGCTGGTCAGCACCGCGGTGACGACGGCCGGCACTCCGGTCTACGGGCAAGGGTCGGGCCGGGTCGATGTGGCCCGCGCCGTTCGCCAGAACGTCTCGGGCACCGGGATCGCCGACTTCGGGTTGCACGCCCTGGGCGACCCGGCGGTGACACGCAAGGTCACCTACACCAACACCGGCGCCGCGCCTGTCACTCTGACCTTGCGTTCCTCCTTGCCGCAGATCACCGTGGCCCCCGCGACCGTGAGCGTTCCGGCGGGTGGCAGTGCCGAGGCGACGCTCGGCTGGAACCTCCCGGCCGTGGAGCCGGGGCAGCTCGACGGCTGGCTCACCGCCACCGCGCCGGGCGGCGTGCAGGTCACGACCGCGCTTGGCGGCACTCTCGACAAACGACGGCATCTGGTCACGTTCAAGGCCGTGGGCCGGGACGGCCGGCCCGCGCCGGTGCCGGTGCTGCAGGCGTTCGGGGACGACCGGCGCTTCGACATCCTCAACTTCCTGATGACCGGTGAGACCAAGACGTTCCAGGTGGCCGAGGGGGACTACCTGGTCGACGCCACGATCCCCAGCGGCGGCCCCCAGGACGAGCAGGACAATCTGGTCACCATTCCCGAGCTCAAGGTCGACCGGGATCTGACCGTGGTGCTCGACGCCCGGACGGCCAAGCCGATCCGGATCGTGACGCCGAAGCCGGCCGAGCAGCGGACGGTCGAGAGTTATTACGTACGACGGATGACCGGCAGCGGCCGCGGCATCATCAACGGCTTCATGAACTTCAGCGCGGTCCAGAAGATCAACGTCACGCCGACCGCGAAGCTGCGCCGGGGCAGCTACGAGTTCTCGTCGCGCTGGCAGCTCGTGGCCCCACTGGTGCAGGCGAGCATTCCGGGCGTGACCGGTGAGCTCGACATCAATCTGTGCGTCAACTCCCCGGCGTACGAGGGAACTCGCCGTTTCGGCCTCGTGAAGGGGCTCGGCGGTAACGTGCGCGGCCAGGCCGTGGTGCTCGAGTCCGACAACGCGGACGAGGCCGCGCGGGCGGCGGCCGCCGCCGGGGCGGCGATCGCGCTGGTGGCGGTGCCCGCCGACACCAGCGCCTGGCAGCCGTGGGATCCGAGCGCCGAGACGCGCCTGCCGATCCCGGTCGCGCTGGTGGCGCACGACGACGGGCAGCGGATCCTGGCCCGCGCGGCTGCTGCGGGTGCGAGCATCTCGCTCACGCTCACGACCAACAGCCCCTACCTGTACGACGTGTTCCAGGTCAGCCGGGGTCAGGTGCCCAACGGGATCGTGCACCAGGTGACCGCGGCCAACTCGCGCCGGATCAGCTCGCGCTACGCCCACAACGGCGGCTTCGACTGGGTCCGCGAGCAGCGCTTCGGATGGCGGCCGTATCAGGAGTACTCGTGGAACGACACGCAACGCGACGTGCGGACGCCGACCGTACGTGAGGAATGGGTCTCGACCGGTGACAGCGTGTGGCAGCACCAGGTTCACCACGAGTTCCCGTGGAACAACATGGGTGGCGCTCTGCAAGGGGGAATCGTCGAGGACCCGGTCTCGTACGCCCGGGCCGGCTCGTCGTCGGAGTCCTGGTACGCGCCGGTGGTCCGCCCGGCCACGCCGTCCGGTCACACCAGCACCCGGACGGGCAACACGCTGCAGCTGCGGGTGGCGTCGTTCGTGGACAGCACCGACCGGCACTACCTGGTCACGGATTCCGGGGCCGAGCTGTCGCGTAACGGCCGCGTGGTCGCCGACCTGCCGAACGGCTGGCAGGACGTCACCGTGCCGGCCGGGAACGCGACGTACCGGCTCGACATGGCGACCGCCCGCGGCGGCGACGACTGGCTGTACGGCACGTCGACGTCGACCTCGTGGACCTTCAAGTCGGGTTCGGGTGGGACATTGCCGCTGCTCCAGGTCTCGTACGGGATCAGCGCCCTGGATCTGCTGACCGTGCGGGTGCCGGGCGCCCGGCAGGTCTCGGTCGCCACCTCGGCCGACGACGGTCGCAGCTGGAAACCGGCGCTCATGCTGGGGTCGGTTGTGCTCGTCCCGCCCGGCCGGGGCCCGGTGTCGCTGCGCGTCGCCGCCTCCGATGAATCGGGCAACTCGGTCGAGCAGACCGTGATCAGGGCGTACGGCCGATGA
- a CDS encoding type III PLP-dependent enzyme: MTVTADAQQFLQAGLDQTPCLVIDVDVARTQYERIAHAFAGAGVHYAVKANPEPPLLRALVAAGCQFDVASRAEIDLCLAAGASPGDLSYGNTIKKSEDIAYAYARGVRMFSFDSDMELDKIVTHAPGSSVLCRVLASSDGARWPLSRKFGCVPEMAAELMKVAALRGLDPAGIAFHVGSQQLHPDRWEPSIATAAWIFKVLEQSGISLRILNAGGGFPVPYRTPVAPISAFASAVFDAVRRHFGHKPPSLMIEPGRYIAGPAGVLHTQVVLVSRKSYDDEPRWVYLDVGRFGGLAETEDEAIQYELTAPRGGPTGPVILAGPTCDSVDILYQHAPYDLPLDLAAGEVIRIHGTGAYTATYSAVGFNGLPPLRTVVSP, from the coding sequence ATGACAGTGACCGCAGATGCACAACAGTTCCTGCAGGCCGGCCTGGACCAGACGCCCTGCCTGGTGATCGATGTGGACGTGGCCCGCACCCAGTACGAGCGGATCGCGCACGCCTTCGCCGGGGCCGGCGTCCACTATGCCGTCAAGGCCAACCCCGAGCCACCGTTGCTCCGGGCGCTGGTCGCCGCCGGCTGCCAGTTCGACGTGGCGAGCCGGGCCGAGATCGACCTCTGCCTGGCCGCGGGCGCGTCCCCGGGCGACCTCAGCTACGGCAACACGATCAAGAAAAGCGAGGACATCGCGTACGCGTACGCCCGTGGGGTCCGGATGTTCTCGTTCGACAGCGACATGGAGCTCGACAAGATCGTCACGCATGCGCCCGGCTCCTCGGTGCTGTGCCGGGTGCTGGCGTCGAGCGACGGCGCCCGATGGCCGCTGTCGCGCAAGTTCGGGTGCGTGCCCGAGATGGCGGCCGAGCTGATGAAGGTGGCCGCGTTGCGCGGGCTCGACCCGGCGGGCATCGCCTTCCACGTGGGTTCGCAGCAGCTGCACCCCGACCGGTGGGAGCCGTCGATCGCCACCGCGGCCTGGATCTTCAAGGTGCTCGAGCAGTCGGGCATCTCGCTGCGGATTCTCAACGCGGGCGGCGGCTTCCCGGTGCCCTATCGCACGCCGGTGGCGCCGATCTCCGCGTTCGCCTCCGCTGTTTTCGACGCCGTTCGTCGCCATTTCGGACACAAGCCGCCGTCTCTCATGATCGAGCCCGGACGCTACATCGCCGGTCCGGCCGGGGTCCTGCACACGCAGGTGGTGCTGGTGTCCCGCAAGTCGTACGACGACGAGCCGCGCTGGGTCTACCTCGACGTGGGCCGGTTCGGCGGGCTGGCCGAAACCGAGGACGAGGCCATCCAGTACGAGTTGACGGCCCCCCGCGGCGGTCCCACCGGCCCGGTCATCCTGGCCGGTCCGACCTGCGACAGCGTCGACATTCTGTATCAGCACGCGCCCTACGATCTCCCGCTGGACCTGGCGGCCGGCGAGGTGATCCGGATCCACGGAACAGGCGCGTACACGGCGACCTATTCGGCGGTCGGCTTCAACGGACTGCCGCCGCTGCGCACAGTCGTTTCTCCTTGA